From the genome of Ananas comosus cultivar F153 linkage group 18, ASM154086v1, whole genome shotgun sequence, one region includes:
- the LOC109724042 gene encoding probable LRR receptor-like serine/threonine-protein kinase At4g20940 produces MQFTILFLFIWVGGISGDSDFDALVEFRKGIQEDPSGRIIDSWNPSSELDSFGCPINWYGVQCSAGRVSSIALGNVGLVGNISFSALTKMSMLQNLSLSNNQLIGVLPPEMGLISSLELLDLSNNLFSGPIPAQLTKLVNLVYLNLSSNSFSGVLPPGFQNFRKLKYLDLQGNNFSGKVDEVFAELQGLVDIDFSRNQFSGSLKSISDDSAITSSLRYLNVSHNGLSGELFLKGSVPLFDSLEVFDVSFNQLSGNVPSFNFIVSLRILRLRENQFSGSLPEALFRETSMVLTELDLSCNQLTGPIKRVTSITLKSLNLSFNNLSGSLPITVGSCAVIDLSNNMLSGNLSVIRAWGNYVEVIDLSSNGLTGILPNETSQFLRLASFNVSNNLLTGELPPVIGTYPELSAIDLSLNQLYGPLPSTLFTSVRLSILNLSGNSFTGTIPFPDGEGALPYSSLTYLDLSKNSLSGPLPPEIGRLSGLKLLNIGKNNFSGQIPKEIGLLQNLQYVDLSSNELDGTIPSGFTDGLVGFNVSYNNLSGNVPNNLLKFPYSSFHPGNELLIFPSSPPSNVSDLPYKGRKHDRQMKHTLQYVLIGCAFACFVLIIVLVIIHRRISGQKRRGSATDKTNSTITRCVEGQKSIEPPPAANQDQYEQGDVSLPPKTDTGESSAKAELFDRPTVSKLPQKDYEKASTSHFAFSPPPDPSVHQHPSILRVYSPDKLAGDLHLFNSSLVFTAEELSQAPAEIIGRSCHGTSYKATLENGHVLIVKWLKEGLAKSKKEFGREVKKLGNIKHQNLVSLRGYYWGPREHERILISDYIDAVSLTTYLCNFRERNLSPLSLPQRLNIAIDIARCLNYLHNEMAIPHGNLKSSNILIQNVPLPNALVTDYSLHRLMTPAGMAEQVLNAGALGYRPPEFASTNKPCPSIKSDVYAFGVVLLELLTGKSAGEIVSESPGVVDLIDWARLLASEDRAFECFDRLLLEAGSSESSSKVLEDLLRVALRCIRSASERPEIETVFEDLSALSS; encoded by the exons ATGCAGTTCACTATCCTGTTTCTTTTCATCTGGGTAGGAGGTATTAGTGGAGATTCGGACTTCGATGCGCTCGTCGAGTTCCGAAAAGGGATTCAGGAAGACCCTTCCGGCCGAATCATCGATTCTTGGAACCCTAGCAGTGAGCTTGATTCTTTTGGTTGCCCCATTAATTGGTATGGGGTACAATGTAGCGCCGGTCGGGTTTCTTCGATCGCTTTGGGTAATGTCGGTTTGGTTGGAAACATCAGTTTCTCGGCGTTAACAAAGATGTCGATGCTTCAAAACCTATCTCTGTCAAACAATCAGTTAATCGGTGTTCTCCCCCCCGAAATGGGGCTTATTAGCTCTTTGGAGCTTCTAGATCTTTCCAACAACTTGTTTTCGGGTCCTATTCCTGCTCAGTTGACAAAGTTGGTGAATTTGGTCTATCTCAATCTGTCCTCGAACAGTTTTAGCGGAGTTTTGCCACCTGGGTtccaaaattttagaaaattgaaGTACTTGGATCTTCAAGGCAACAATTTTTCGGGGAAAGTAGATGAGGTTTTTGCTGAATTACAGGGTTTGGTCGATATTGATTTCAGCAGAAATCAGTTTTCCGGGTCACTGAAGTCGATTTCTGATGATTCAGCTATTACGAGCTCGCTGCGGTATCTAAATGTCAGCCACAATGGTCTGTCTGGGGAGCTATTCTTAAAAGGTTCGGTGCCTTTGTTCGATAGCTTAGAGGTTTTCGACGTGAGCTTCAATCAGCTCAGCGGCAATGTTCCTTCGTTCAATTTCATAGTTTCTCTTAGGATTTTACGTTTGAGAGAGAATCAATTTTCCGGGTCCTTGCCGGAAGCACTTTTCAGGGAAACTTCAATGGTGTTGACTGAGCTTGACCTAAGCTGCAACCAGCttacag GTCCAATAAAACGTGTAACTTCGATAACTTTAAAGAGCTTAAACCTTTCATTCAATAACCTTTCAGGCTCTTTGCCTATCACCGTAGGGAGCTGCGCGGTCATAGACTTAAGCAACAACATGCTTTCTGGGAACTTATCTGTAATCCGGGCTTGGGGAAATTATGTGGAAGTTATCGATCTAAGTTCAAATGGCTTGACAGGAATTTTGCCAAATGAAACATCTCAGTTCTTGAGGCTGGCCTCTTTCAACGTCTCGAACAACTTATTGACGGGAGAACTTCCACCTGTGATCGGAACTTATCCCGAGTTAAGTGCTATCGACCTTAGTCTCAATCAGCTCTATGGCCCTCTGCCATCGACTCTTTTTACATCAGTAAGATTGTCGATCCTGAATCTTTCGGGAAATAGCTTTACAGGAACCATCCCTTTTCCTGACGGTGAAGGCGCTTTGCCATATTCAAGCTTGACCTATCTTGATCTTTCAAAGAACTCCTTAAGTGGTCCACTGCCTCCGGAAATTGGTAGATTGAGTGGcttgaaattattaaatattggGAAGAACAACTTTTCTGGGCAGATACCGAAAGAAATCGGTTTGCTCCAAAATCTGCAATATGTTGACTTGTCTAGTAACGAGTTGGACGGCACCATACCTAGTGGATTTACTGACGGCCTCGTTGGATTTAATGTTTCCTATAATAATCTATCAGGCAATGTTCCTAACAACTTGTTGAAGTTTCCATATTCATCATTTCATCCGGGGAATGAACTGTTGATCTTTCCTAGTTCGCCTCCTTCAAATGTTTCCGACCTTCCCTATAAGGGAAGAAAGCACGACCGTCAGATGAAGCACACTTTGCAGTACGTTCTGATCGGATGTGCTTTTGCTTGTTTTGTTCTAATAATTGTGTTAGTGATTATTCATCGAAGGATTTCTGGTCAGAAACGCAGAGGAAGTGCTACTGATAAAACCAACTCAACTATAACTCGCTGTGTCGAGGGTCAAAAATCTATAGAGCCACCTCCTGCTGCAAACCAAGATCAATATGAGCAAGGAGATGTTTCTTTGCCACCCAAAACTGATACAGGGGAGTCGTCAGCAAAAGCCGAGCTGTTTGATCGGCCAACAGTCAGTAAGTTGCCACAAAAGGACTATGAAAAGGCATCAACATCTCATTTTGCATTTTCCCCCCCTCCCGACCCATCTGTACACCAGCACCCTTCCATTCTACGGGTGTACTCTCCAGATAAACTCGCGGGTGATTTGCATCTTTTCAACAGTTCACTCGTATTCACGGCGGAAGAACTTTCTCAGGCCCCCGCAGAAATTATCGGTCGGAGTTGTCACGGAACCTCATATAAGGCTACGCTCGAGAATGGACATGTGTTGATCGTGAAGTGGCTAAAAGAAGGCCTCGCAAAGAGTAAAAAGGAGTTTGGCAGAGAAGTCAAAAAACTTGGTAACATTAAGCACCAGAATTTAGTCTCTTTACGCGGCTATTACTGGGGCCCGAGGGAGCACGAGAGGATTCTTATATCGGACTATATTGATGCAGTGTCTCTCACCACCTACCTGTGCA ATTTCAGAGAGCGAAATCTTTCTCCTCTATCTTTGCCCCAGCGGCTAAATATAGCTATAGACATCGCCCGCTGCCTCAACTATCTACACAATGAAATGGCGATTCCTCATGGAAATCTCAAATCCTCGAACATCCTAATACAAAATGTTCCCCTTCCAAACGCACTCGTGACCGATTACAGCCTACATAGGCTAATGACACCAGCTGGCATGGCGGAGCAGGTCTTGAATGCAGGAGCTCTTGGATATCGCCCCCCAGAATTCGCGAGCACTAATAAGCCGTGCCCGTCCATAAAGAGCGACGTATACGCATTTGGTGTAGTTTTGCTTGAGCTTTTGACGGGGAAAAGTGCCGGAGAGATTGTCTCCGAAAGCCCTGGCGTCGTCGACCTAATCGACTGGGCGAGGCTTTTGGCTAGTGAGGACCGTGCTTTTGAGTGTTTCGATCGGCTTCTTCTAGAAGCCGGTAGTTCCGAAAGCTCTTCTAAAGTGCTCGAGGATCTGTTGCGGGTGGCACTTCGGTGCATTCGGTCCGCATCCGAAAGACCTGAGATCGAAACAGTTTTCGAGGACCTCTCCGCCCTATCATCATAA
- the LOC109723806 gene encoding inactive protein kinase SELMODRAFT_444075-like, whose translation MSSEAQRVLVIQDASREISSSAVNWAIDALSLRPGDELTLLGVLHQVNIPSMFRYMGAAKLIGCNSSVAANPKLHAKQKTTQEDVEGRENEYQDSAEISPISELCEAKRIVFHRQVVQASSPKLAAVEAAEKLKATWVILDRGMTRDKRYLMERLSCGISKVNRNNSVELLRGPKTVETGTGSTELSPKSKIISNEVSTGSEKRTIKVTLSPLDDEDLFSLELSPSNNERSTKVDPDGSQIDLQIGRNSTVEEPKMEEAVENLACKQCGNVRPKVKMKRAYTCSELHAATNGFSAENFLSEGGFGAVYRGKLEDGNLIAVKQYKAASLQGENEFRAEVEVLSKATHKNVVMLLGSCSEGSKKLLVYEYVCNGSLDVHLSKHSPEVLRWEHRMNIALGAARGLNYLHQNNIIHRDMRPSNILVTHEFEPMLGDFGLAKMQRNDIEKLSEKKVVGMVGYLAPEYAERGRVSTKTDVYSFGVVLLELITGQTALERNHQEKSLVGWARPLLRDRIYPELIDERILESHDVHQLYWMVSVAERCLCSDPEKRPSMEKVESALKCIINKEAVWSIDDFSPAHSSFCSVSQSNESQGDAETETAESTNESLTTSSSRSQTRQAYRLAYLPQTSRPLIPGKLFEGLLFGKREASADRRVRIHSTPRISYDEMLDF comes from the exons ATGTCGTCGGAGGCTCAGAGGGTGTTAGTGATCCAGGATGCATCCAGAGAAATCAGTTCTAGTGCAGTAAATTGGGCCATAGATGCCCTTTCACTTAGACCTGGAGATGAACTCACACTCCTTGGAGTTCTCCACCAGGTTAATATCCCTAGTATGTTTCGTTACATGGGAGCCGCGAAACTCA TCGGATGTAATAGCAGCGTAGCGGCGAATCCTAAGCTGCACGCAAAGCAGAAAACTACCCAAGAAGACGTCGAGGGAAGAGAAAATGAATACCAAGACAGCGCAGAGATCTCACCGATCAGCGAACTTTGCGAAGCAAAAAGA ATTGTATTTCACAGACAGGTGGTGCAGGCATCTTCGCCAAAATTGGCGGCTGTCGAAGCTGCAGAGAAACTGAAGGCAACATGGGTAATTCTCGACAG AGGAATGACTAGGGACAAGAGATACTTAATGGAGAGGCTATCTTGCGGTATCTCAAAGGTGAACCGTAACAATAGCGTCGAGCTTCTGAGGGGGCCGAAAACCGTTGAGACGGGTACGGGGAGTACAGAGCTAAGTCCAAAGAGCAAAATAATATCCAACGAAGTTTCGACAGGATCAGAGAAGAGAACAATTAAGGTGACATTGTCCCCTCTCGACGATGAGGATCTTTTCAGCTTGGAGCTATCGCCCTCGA ACAATGAGAGATCAACAAAAGTCGACCCCGACGGCTCTCAAATAGACTTGCAAATCGGTCGAAACAGTACGGTTGAGGAACCGAAGATGGAAGAAGCAGTAGAAAACCTTGCATGTAAACAATGCGGGAACGTGAGACCGAAGGTCAAGATGAAGAGAGCGTATACGTGTTCGGAGCTGCATGCGGCTACGAATGGATTCTCAGCTGAAAATTTCTTGTCGGAAGGAGGATTCGGAGCGGTTTACAGAGGTAAGCTTGAAGACGGGAACTTGATAGCAGTAAAGCAATACAAAGCGGCGAGTTTACAGGGGGAGAATGAATTCAGGGCAGAGGTTGAGGTTCTGAGCAAGGCTACACACAAAAATGTGGTCATGTTGTTGGGCTCCTGCTCCGAAGGAAGTAAAAAGCTCCTCGTCTATGAATATGTCTGCAATGGTTCGTTAGACGTGCACCTGTCAA AACACAGCCCCGAAGTTTTGCGTTGGGAACATCGAATGAACATCGCGCTGGGAGCAGCAAGAGGCTTAAACTATCTGCATCAAAACAACATTATCCACAGAGACATGAGGCCAAGTAACATCCTTGTAACTCATGAATTCGAACCTATG TTGGGAGATTTTGGGCTCGCCAAAATGCAGCGAAATGACATCGAAAAACTGTCGGAAAAGAAAGTAGTTGGCATGGTTGGATATTTGGCACCAGAGTATGCAGAAAGAGGAAGGGTTTCAACCAAGACTGATGTTTATTCCTTCGGAGTTGTTCTGCTGGAGCTCATTACTGGCCAGACTGCACTGGAGAGGAATCATCAAGAGAAAAGTCTTGTAGGATGG GCGAGACCACTTTTGAGAGACAGGATATATCCAGAACTTATTGATGAAAGGATCCTTGAAAGCCATGATGTACATCAACTATACTGGATGGTTAGTGTGGCTGAAAGATGCCTTTGCAGTGATCCAGAAAAGAGGCCTTCAATGGAAAAG GTGGAGTCTGCACTAAAATGCATAATCAATAAGGAAGCAGTTTGGAGTATCGACGATTTTTCACCAGCGCACTCTTCTTTCTGTAGCGTCTCGCAGTCGAATGAATCGCAAGGCGATGCAGAAACGGAGACGGCGGAAAGCACGAATGAATCGCTGACGACGAGCAGCAGCAGGTCTCAGACGCGTCAAGCATACCGACTGGCGTACCTACCGCAGACTTCCAGGCCGCTGATTCCTGGTAAATTGTTTGAAGGATTGCTGTTCGGGAAAAGAGAAGCTTCTGCAGATAGAAGAGTAAGAATTCACAGCACCCCTCGCATCTCTTACGACGAGATGCTGGACTTCTGA